From one Scophthalmus maximus strain ysfricsl-2021 chromosome 19, ASM2237912v1, whole genome shotgun sequence genomic stretch:
- the LOC118313480 gene encoding UDP-glucuronosyltransferase 2A2 — MEQRQRLFVCVLLALCATQSANGGNILVWYTEGSHWINMKPVLETLVDRGHQVTVLTPAASLFMNASASSGFRYEPFDVSVSLEDMEKFLEDFLHFSMYEMDHLSYLQIYIRFINMMKNDLHNSLRYLDGVLKSETIMKKLKEGNYDVLLADPIYPGSDLTAEILGIPLVFSLRFSLANNWERKCGQLPSPPSFVPSAMSKLTDKMDFSERVWNFVFYFLHDILLNSIYWHDVDQYYSEVKGTPTSACETMGRADIWLMRTYWDFDFPRPFLPNFKYVGGMHCRPAKPLPEDMEEVVQSSGDAGIVVFTLGSMIKNITREKGNMIASALAQIPQKVLWRYSGEKPETLGANTRLYNWIPQNDLLGHPKTRAFITHGGTNGIYEAIYHGVPMVGIPMFADQPGNMVHMKAKGAAVTVDLNFMTTEDLRDAINTVINEKSYKESAMRLSSMHHDRPMSALDEAIFWIEFTMRNNGAKHLRVQAHELTWYQYHSLDVLAFLLTVVLLITLLCVKACSLCLRRCCGWKGKTKTE, encoded by the exons ATGGAGCAGAGGCAGCgcctctttgtttgtgtgctgctgGCACTTTGTGCGACACAGAGTGCAAACGGAGGGAACATTTTGGTGTGGTACACCGAGGGCAGCCACTGGATTAACATGAAGCCGGTGCTTGAGACGCTGGTCGACAGGGGACACCAGGTGACGGTCCTGACCCCGGCTGCGTCGCTGTTCATGAACGCGAGTGCCTCTTCCGGCTTTCGTTACGAACCCTTCGATGTCTCAGTGTCGCTGGAGGACATGGAGAAGTTTCTCGAAGACTTCCTTCACTTCTCCATGTACGAGATGGATCATTTGAGCTACTTGCAGATTTACATCAGATTCATTAATATGATGAAGAATGACCTGCATAACTCTCTGAGGTATTTGGACGGCGTGCTGAAATCAGAAACCAtcatgaagaagctgaaggaaggAAACTATGACGTTCTGCTGGCTGACCCCATTTACCCCGGCAGTGACTTGACAGCAGAGATTCTGGGTATCCCCCTGGTATTCTCTCTGCGCTTTTCCTTAGCTAATAACTGGGAGAGAAAGTGTGGTCAGCTGCCCTCTCCACCTTCCTTTGTCCCAAGCGCTATGAGCAAACTGACGGACAAGATGGACTTCTCAGAGAGAGTGTGGAACTTTGTCTTCTATTTCTTGCACGACATTCTTCTAAATAGCATTTATTGGCATGATGTAGATCAATATTACTCCGAAGTCAAAG GGACGCCCACCAGTGCCTGTGAGACGATGGGCAGGGCAGACATCTGGTTGATGCGAACCTACTGGGATTTTGACTTCCCACGTCCTTTCCTCCCCAATTTCAAATATGTTGGTGGAATGCACTGCAGACCGGCTAAACCTTTGCCAGAG GATATGGAAGAAGTGGTGCAGAGTTCAGGAGACGCCGGCATCGTGGTCTTCACCTTGGGATCCATGATCAAGAACATCACCAGAGAGAAGGGAAACATGATCGCCTCTGCCCTCGCTCAGATCCCACAAAAG GTGCTGTGGAGATACAGTGGAGAAAAACCTGAGACTCTTGGTGCCAACACCAGATTATATAACTGGATCCCTCAGAATGACCTGCTGG GTCATCCCAAGACCAGAGCCTTCATCACCCATGGCGGCACAAATGGGATTTATGAGGCTATCTACCACGGCGTTCCCATGGTGGGCATCCCCATGTTCGCTGACCAGCCAGGAAACATGGTCCATATGAAGGCTAAGGGAGCTGCCGTCACCGTGGACTTAAACTTCATGACGACTGAGGACCTCAGAGACGCAATCAATACTGTTATCAACGAGAAATC GTACAAGGAGAGTGCCATGCGTCTGTCCAGTATGCACCATGACAGACCCATGAGTGCTTTGGACGAGGCAATATTCTGGATCGAGTTCACCATGAGAAACAACGGGGCCAAGCACTTGCGGGTCCAGGCCCATGAGCTCACCTGGTACCAGTACCACAGTCTGGATGTCCTGGCCTTCCTCCTCACCGTCGTTCTGCTCATCACACTTCTCTGCGTCAAGGCCTGCAGTCTCTGCCTACGGAGGTGTTGCGGCTggaaaggaaagacaaagactGAATGA
- the tal2 gene encoding T-cell acute lymphocytic leukemia protein 2, whose product MTRKVFTNTRERWRQHNVNTAFAELRKLIPTHPPEKKLSKNEILRLAMRYINFLVQLLESQSGQPASHSPTALLTFLKGNMEQLQSPPHTWALNSDTEAPSPGSSCDSAEAW is encoded by the coding sequence ATGACCAGGAAGGTGTTCACCAACACGAGGGAGCGCTGGCGCCAGCACAACGTCAACACCGCCTTCGCGGAGCTGCGCAAGCTCATCCCCACCCATCCACCGGAGAAGAAGCTGAGCAAGAACGAGATCCTGCGCCTGGCCATGCGCTACATCAACTTCCTGGTGCAGCTGCTGGAGAGCCAGAGCGGCCAGCCGGCCAGCCACTCCCCCACCGCGCTGCTCACCTTCCTCAAAGGGAACATGGAGCAGCTGCAGTCCCCACCACACACCTGGGCCCTGAACAGTGACACCGAAGCGCCGTCACCGGGGTCGAGCTGCGACAGCGCCGAGGCCTGGTAG